TCCCGCCACCTCAAGGAGAAGCTCCCCGAATGGAGGAAGCGCTACCCCGGGGTGGAAGGGCTCAAGGTGGCGGTGATGGGCTGCGTGGTGAACGGCCCCGGGGAGAGCAAGCACGCCCACATCGGCATCTCCCTCCCAGGGGCGGGGGAAGAACCCAAGGCCCCCGTCTACGCCGATGGCAGGCTCCTCACCATCCTCAAAGGGGACAACCTGGCGGAGGAGTTCCTAAAGCTTCTGGAAGCCTACGTGAAGGAGCGCTTCGCCCCCCAGGCCGGATGAAGCCCTTCGCCTTCCGCATAGAAGCCCAAAGCGGCCGAGCCCGGGTGGGCCGCTTCTACACCCCCCACGGGGCAGTGGAAACCCCCCTTTTCATGCCCGTGGGCACCCAAGGTTCGGTGAAAGGCCTGCTACCCCGGGACCTAAAGGAGATCGGTAGCCAAATCCTCCTGGCCAACACCTACCACCTCCTTCTGCGCCCGGGGCCGGAGCGGGTGAGGGCCCTCGGAGGGCTTCACGGCTTCGCCGGGTGGCAAGGGCCCTGGCTCACGGACTCCGGGGGGTTCCAGGTGATGAGCCTGGGGCACCTCCGGCGCATAGACGAGGAAGGGGTGGTCTTCCAAAACCACCTGGACGGGAGCCTCGTCCGGCTCACCCCGGAAAGGAGCATCGCCGTGCAGGAGGCCCTGGGGGCGGACATCGTCATGGCCTTTGACGAGTGCCCCCCCTACCCCGCAAGCCGGGCCTACCTAAAGGCTTCCTTAGAGCGCACCCTGCGCTGGCTGGAGCGCTCTCTAAGGGCCAAGACCCGCCAGGACCAAGCCCTCTTCGGCATCGCCCAAGGGGGGACGGACCCCGAGCTAAGGCGGCTTTCCACGGAGGAAACCCTCCGCTTCGACCTACCCGGCTACGCCATCGGGGGGCTGGCGGTGGGGGAGCCCAAGGAGGCCATGTTCGCCATGGTGGCCCTTTCCACCGAGCTCCTCCCCGAGGACCGCCCCCGTTACCTCATGGGGGTGGGCCACCCGGAAGACCTGGTGGCGGCCATAGGGCTTGGGGTGGACCTTTTCGATTGCGTCTACCCCACGCGCACGGGCCGCTTCGGAAGCGCCCTGGTGCCCGAAGGCCGCCTCAACCTGAAAAACGCCCGCTTCCTGGAGGAAAAGGGTCCCCTGGAGGAAGGGTGCGACTGCTACACCTGCCAGAACTTCAGCCGGGGCTACCTGGCCCACCTGGTGCGGGCTGGAGAGATGCTGGGGGGGATCCTCCTTTCCCTACACAACCTGCGCTACCTCCACCGCCTTACCGAGGGCGCACGGGAGGCCATCCGGCAAGGGTCCTACGGGGCCTTCGCCCGCGCCTTCGCCGAGCGGCGCTTCGGCCGGGAGGTGCCCCTTTGGTTCCGGGAGGCCCTGGTGGCGGGGGGGCATTGGTAGAATGCCCTTGGTATGACGCCAAGGCACCTTATCCTGGGCCTCCAGCACACGGTGGCCATGTTCGGGGCCACGGTGCTGGTGCCCCTCCTCACCGGGCTGAACCCGGCGGTGGCCCTCTTCACCGCCGGGGTAGGTACCCTGGTTTTCCACCTGGCCACGGGACGGATGGTGCCTGTCTTTTTAGGCTCCAGCTTCGCCTTCATCGCCCCCATCCTGGCGGCCAAGGAGGCGGGGTTTTCCCTGGCGGCGGTGGGGGGCGGGATTGTGGCGGCGGGCCTCGTCTACGCCCTTTTTGCCCTTTTGGTACTCCTCATCGGCTCGGAACGGGTGCGCCAGGTCTTCCCCCCGGTGGTCACGGGGCCAGTCATCGTGGTCATCGGCCTAACCCTGGCCCCGGTGGCGGTGGGCATGGCGGCCAAGGACTGGCTTTTGGCCGTGGCCACCTTCTTGGGAGCGGTGGTGAGCGCCGTGTTTTTGCGCGGGCTTTTCCAGATGATCCCCGTGCTCCTTGGGGTGGGGGTGGGGTATGTCCTGGCCCTCCTCCTGGGCCGGGTGGACCTAAGGCCCTTGCAGGAGGCCCCCTGGTTCGGTCTTCCCGCCTTCACCTTGGCTTCCTTTGAGTGGGGGGCGATCCTCCTGATCGCCCCTGTGGCCTTCGTCACGGTGATGGAGCACATCGGGGACATCCTCACCAACGGCCGGGTGGTGGGCAAGGACTTCTTCGTCCGCCCTGGCCTCCACCGCACCCTTTTGGGGGACGGCCTGGCCACCAGCCTGGCGGGGCTTTTAGGCGGCCCCGCTAACACCACCTACTCCGAGAACACCGGGGTTTTGGCGGTGACCAAGGTGTATGAGCCCGTGGTCCTCCGCATCGCTGCGGTCTTCGCCATCCTCCTCTCCTTCTCCCCCAAGCTCGCCGCCCTCCTCCAGACCCTGCCCCAAGGGGTTTTGGGGGGGATTTCCATGCTCCTTTTCGGCATGATCGCCTCCGTGGGCATCCGCACCCTGGCGGAGGCCGAGATCGACTTCACCCATAGCCGCAACCTCATCGTGGTCTCCGCCATTCTGGTCCTGGGCCTGGGCGGGGCGGTGGCCAACCTGGGCACGGTGCAGGTGGCGGGGGCGGCGGTGCCCCTGAAGGTGAGCGGCATGGCCCTGGCGGCCTTGGCGGGGGTGGTGCTAAACCTCCTCTTGCCCCGGCAGCTGGAGCCAGAGGAACTGGCCGCGGAGGAAGAGCGGCTCCCCTAGCCTTCCCGGTAAAAGCGGCTTTGCTTGTAGTAGTCCTCCAGGAGGACCTTGAAGAAGGCGGCGGCGGGGACCCCCAAAAGGGCGCCCCAGAGGCCAAAGAGGCTCGCCCCGGTGAGGATGGCGGCGATGGCGGTCACCGGGTGAAGCCTCGTAGCCCGGCCCACGATGAGGGGGCCGAAGAGGTTCCCCTCCAGCTGGTTGGCGAGCCACAGGACAAAAAGAGCTAGGAAGACCTTGAGCCACCCCCCCGTGGCGGCGAGGAGCAAAGCGGGCACTCCGGAGACGAGGACCCCCACGAAGGGGATGAGGTTGAAGACTCCGGCCAGAAAGCCCAGGCTAGCCGCCAGGGGCACCCCCACGAGCCATAGCCCTACCCCCACAATGAGGCCCACCAAAAAGGCCACGAGGAGTTGCCCCCGCACATAGCCCCCCACGCTCCGGTCCAGCTTGGCGGCGAGCTCCGCCACCAGGGGCTGGTACGGCTCGGGGAAGGCGCGGAGGGCGGCTTGGCCGAGGCGGGGCAGGTCGTAGAGGAAGTAGAGGGAGAGGGTGAGGGCGGTGAAGAGCTGGAAAATCCCGCCCAGAAGCCCGGTGAAAAAGCCCAGGAGGTTGCCCCCTTGGGCGAGGAGGCCCTGGAGCCAGCGCACCAGGGTATCCAAAAACCCCTGCAAAAGTCCCTGGAGATTGCGGCTGGCCTCGGCCAGAACCGGGTTTAGCGCCTCAGGCACGGGCACGGCCCGAAGCCGGTCGGGCAGGGCGAGGAGCCAGGCGAAAAAGGGGTCCAGGAGCCTGGGGAGTTCCTGGGCGAGGCGGGAGAGCTCCAAGACGGTCTGGGCGGTGAGGAAGGAGGCGAGGCCCAAGAAAAGGCCCAACAGGAGGTAGACCAGGGCCACCCCCATGGCCCGGGGAAGCCTAAGCCCCTCAAAGAAACGCACCAAGGGGTGGGCCAGGTAGGCGAAGGCGAAGGCAAAGAGGAGGACAGAAAGCGCAGGCCAGGCCCGGGCCAAAAAGCGGTAAAGAAGGAAAAGGAGCAGGAGGTAGACGAAAACCCTCACGTAGGGGTTCTCCCACACCTTGGCGAAGGCCTCGCGCATGGGGCTATTCTAGGCCGAAAAAGGCCTTGGCCTGGCGCAATAGCTCCTCTCCCTTTAAGCCCTGGAAGAGGAAGCGCCCCCGGTCGGGCTCGCCCTCCCAGATCTCAAAGAGAAGCCTGGGGGCCCCGCCCTGGAGGCCGGTATTCCCCACGTAGCCCAAGGGGTCGCCCCGGTGGAGGCGGCTACCCACCTTAAGGCCCGGGTAAGGGGCCTGCAGGTGGCCGTAGACGGAGGTGCGCCCGTCCGGGTGGCGGACCCAGACCTCGAGGCCCCGCAACACCTCCATCTCCTCGGGCCCCGCCCCCTCCTTCACCCGCTCCAGGAGGGCACGGAAGGCCTCGGGGGAAGGCTCTTGGTGGTTTAAGTCCACCTTCACCACCTCGCCGCTGGCCGCCGCCACCACCCCCATGCCCCGCACCACGGGCACGCAGGCGTCCCCCGGTTGGAAGACAAAGCCGGCGCTCACCCCCTTGCGGTAGGGACGGGGGGCGCCCGGGAGGTTTTCCGGGCGCTGGGGCAGGCAGGCCCCAGGCAGGGGCAGGCGATAGCCCGCCGGGGCCCAAAGGGCCTGGGCCTTGGAGGCGGCCACCTCCTGGCGCAAGGCGGCGAGCTGCCGGCCCCGGGAGGAAAACCCCAGGGTCACCACCAGGGCGTAGAGGGAAAGGAGGAGAAGGAGGTAGTGCCCCGGTTTCCACACCACAGGGACATGCTACAGGAAAAGGGCCCCCCGCAGGGGGCCCGGGGGAGGAAGGGGGGCTAGAGGAGCTTCAGAAGCCGTTCCTTAATCTCCTTGGCGGAAAGGCCCTCTAGCTTCAGGCCCTTCGCCCTTTCCAAAAGCTCGTAAACCTTGGGGATGTGGCTTGTCGCCACGCGGAAGGTGATCTCCTGGCCCGCCACCCTCACCCGCACCTTCTGCAGGTTGGGGTACTGGCGCCGCTTAGAGATGCCCGTGGTCTTCTTGCCCACGCCCCCTTCCCGCTTGGCCTTACCCCGCCGCTGGATGCTGTTGGCCACGATGGGCCGCTTTCCGCTGATCTCACAGACCTTGGACATGGCACCCTCCCGTGCCCGAAGGCAAACCCTATGGAGTATAGCACAAAGGGCGGATTTCGGTAGACTCTGGGGGATGCCCACGGTGCTCGTGCCCTTACTCCTGGCCTTTGACCAGATCCTAAAGCTCTGGGCCCTGGAAAACCTCTCCCCCGTGCCGAAGCCCCTCTTGGGCGACCTCCTCTACCTCACCCTGGTGCAAAACACCGGGGCGGGCTTCGGCCTCCTGCAGGGAAGGGCCTTCCTCCTGGGGTGGCTGAGCCTTGGGGTGGGAGCGGTCCTCCTCTACCTCCTGGCCAAGCAGCGCTACGCCCCCCTCTTCACCCTGGCCCTTTCCCTCATCGCCGTAGGGGCCTTGGGGAACGGGATAGACCGCCTGGGCCGGGGCTGGGTGGTGGACTACCTGGACCTCGGCACCCCCTTCCCCCTCCTCGCCAACTTCCCCGTCTTCAACCTGGCGGACGTCTGCGTGACCCTGGGGGCCCTCCTCCTTCTCCTCTCCCCGAGGCGGAAGCGCAAGCGGTTTTAGCGGGCCACCAAGACCTTCTGGAAGCGCTCCAGGGCCTTTTGCAGGTTTTCCTCGCTGGTGGCGTAGGAAAGCCGCACGTGGCCGAAGGCGGCGAAGTCCGTGCCCGGGACCACGGCCACCCCCGCTTCCAAAAGCCTTTCCGCCGCCTTTATCTCGTCCTCGGCGATGGGAGCGGTGTTCATGAGCACGTAGAAGGCCCCTTGCGGGCGCACCGCCTCGAGGCCCAGTTGCGCCAAGCCCGCAAGGAGGAGGTCCCGCCGCCTGCGGTAGGCTTCGCGGGCCCTCTCCACGAAGGCGCGGGAGGCTTCCTGGTTGGTGAGGGCCTCGAGGGTGGCCCACTGGGCGATGGTGTCGGGGCTAGTGGTGGACTGGCTGGACACGTCCGCCATGGCCTTAATGACCTCCTTGGGCCCGCAGGCGTAGCCGAT
This genomic stretch from Thermus sp. LT1-2-5 harbors:
- the lspA gene encoding signal peptidase II, producing MPTVLVPLLLAFDQILKLWALENLSPVPKPLLGDLLYLTLVQNTGAGFGLLQGRAFLLGWLSLGVGAVLLYLLAKQRYAPLFTLALSLIAVGALGNGIDRLGRGWVVDYLDLGTPFPLLANFPVFNLADVCVTLGALLLLLSPRRKRKRF
- a CDS encoding M23 family metallopeptidase, with the translated sequence MVWKPGHYLLLLLSLYALVVTLGFSSRGRQLAALRQEVAASKAQALWAPAGYRLPLPGACLPQRPENLPGAPRPYRKGVSAGFVFQPGDACVPVVRGMGVVAAASGEVVKVDLNHQEPSPEAFRALLERVKEGAGPEEMEVLRGLEVWVRHPDGRTSVYGHLQAPYPGLKVGSRLHRGDPLGYVGNTGLQGGAPRLLFEIWEGEPDRGRFLFQGLKGEELLRQAKAFFGLE
- a CDS encoding solute carrier family 23 protein; the protein is MTPRHLILGLQHTVAMFGATVLVPLLTGLNPAVALFTAGVGTLVFHLATGRMVPVFLGSSFAFIAPILAAKEAGFSLAAVGGGIVAAGLVYALFALLVLLIGSERVRQVFPPVVTGPVIVVIGLTLAPVAVGMAAKDWLLAVATFLGAVVSAVFLRGLFQMIPVLLGVGVGYVLALLLGRVDLRPLQEAPWFGLPAFTLASFEWGAILLIAPVAFVTVMEHIGDILTNGRVVGKDFFVRPGLHRTLLGDGLATSLAGLLGGPANTTYSENTGVLAVTKVYEPVVLRIAAVFAILLSFSPKLAALLQTLPQGVLGGISMLLFGMIASVGIRTLAEAEIDFTHSRNLIVVSAILVLGLGGAVANLGTVQVAGAAVPLKVSGMALAALAGVVLNLLLPRQLEPEELAAEEERLP
- the rpmB gene encoding 50S ribosomal protein L28, with amino-acid sequence MSKVCEISGKRPIVANSIQRRGKAKREGGVGKKTTGISKRRQYPNLQKVRVRVAGQEITFRVATSHIPKVYELLERAKGLKLEGLSAKEIKERLLKLL
- the tgt gene encoding tRNA guanosine(34) transglycosylase Tgt; the protein is MKPFAFRIEAQSGRARVGRFYTPHGAVETPLFMPVGTQGSVKGLLPRDLKEIGSQILLANTYHLLLRPGPERVRALGGLHGFAGWQGPWLTDSGGFQVMSLGHLRRIDEEGVVFQNHLDGSLVRLTPERSIAVQEALGADIVMAFDECPPYPASRAYLKASLERTLRWLERSLRAKTRQDQALFGIAQGGTDPELRRLSTEETLRFDLPGYAIGGLAVGEPKEAMFAMVALSTELLPEDRPRYLMGVGHPEDLVAAIGLGVDLFDCVYPTRTGRFGSALVPEGRLNLKNARFLEEKGPLEEGCDCYTCQNFSRGYLAHLVRAGEMLGGILLSLHNLRYLHRLTEGAREAIRQGSYGAFARAFAERRFGREVPLWFREALVAGGHW
- a CDS encoding AI-2E family transporter, with product MREAFAKVWENPYVRVFVYLLLLFLLYRFLARAWPALSVLLFAFAFAYLAHPLVRFFEGLRLPRAMGVALVYLLLGLFLGLASFLTAQTVLELSRLAQELPRLLDPFFAWLLALPDRLRAVPVPEALNPVLAEASRNLQGLLQGFLDTLVRWLQGLLAQGGNLLGFFTGLLGGIFQLFTALTLSLYFLYDLPRLGQAALRAFPEPYQPLVAELAAKLDRSVGGYVRGQLLVAFLVGLIVGVGLWLVGVPLAASLGFLAGVFNLIPFVGVLVSGVPALLLAATGGWLKVFLALFVLWLANQLEGNLFGPLIVGRATRLHPVTAIAAILTGASLFGLWGALLGVPAAAFFKVLLEDYYKQSRFYREG